From Candidatus Woesearchaeota archaeon:
GGTACGCCATCGCGGATTGGCTTGCGGGGAAGAAACCATGACGACCTGGAAGAACACAGAACGACGCATTGCCAAGAAGCTTAACGGTGTACGCGTGGGAGCCACAGGAGCGGCCACGGAGGACGTTCGCAGCGATTGGCTATCCGTGGAGGTCAAACACAGAAAACGCCTCCCCGTCTGGCTGTGGGATGCCTACAGCCAGGCTAGGAACGGAACTATTGACGGCGAACGGCTGGCCATTGTCGTGCTTCACGAGCACGGGAAGCACGACGACATGGTGCTGTTGAGCCTGCGGGATTTCATTGAGTGGTTCGGTGATTGAAATAGAAAAAAGAAAGAGGGTGAACAATGCGAAACCCACGGGATGTACGGTCACAGGTTGTCTTGCGCACAGACCTACGTAATATGTTGAATGCATTCTCTTCTTGTCTGACGTCAAACGATGACTATGCAATGGGGTTCCAGGCTGCGATTCGGGCGATAGCCGTTGCCTATGACCTTGACATTGACATCGTTGATATCGTCGATTATCACAAGGAACGTGTTTGGGTTGTAGATGTTAGCTAAGGCAATCGAACATGGACGATGATCTACACAGAACATTCATGGGATTGAACGATAAGCAACGGCGTCATCTCGACGTTTTGCTGCGAGGAGACGTGCAGATACAAGAATTTCTTGATGGCCGTGTGATGGCGGCGCTTTCCCGGCGTGGCCTGGTGCGACGTAATCGACAAGGTGATTGGGCGCCGTTGTGGGGCGTTGAAGAAGCATGGGAAGAGTTCAGGAAAGAAGAAAAGGACACTGAAAATGGACATGGCTGAATACCAACGATTGGCGTGGCGTACAGTGCCGCAGCTTTCATCGGATGATCTGCGTACAATGGCCCTGTTTGGATTGACGGGTGAAGTTGGGGAATTGGTTGAGAAAGTCAAGAAACAGCGCTTCCATGGTCATGTGGTAACTACGGCTCAGCTTGCCGAGGAACTCGGAGACATTCTTTGGTACGTAGCTGCGGC
This genomic window contains:
- a CDS encoding nucleotide pyrophosphohydrolase, producing MDMAEYQRLAWRTVPQLSSDDLRTMALFGLTGEVGELVEKVKKQRFHGHVVTTAQLAEELGDILWYVAAATTALGLNLEIVAQANIAKLRQRYPEQFDDELSRER